ATGCTGCTTGAGAGACAACTGGTAGTTATAATGCTGATAATGCCAGCCTTGATCGGAGTGGAGTATTAGACCGTCCCTTATCTTCCTTGCTTTATAAGCCTTGTTCAACATGCTGATGACCATCTTAAGGTCTGGGTGGTCGGATATCGTATAACACACTATCTCGCCATTGTACATGTCCAATATGGGCGACAGATAACATTTCTCCCCGCCGACATTTATTTCAGTTACATCCGTAGTCCATTTTTGGTTGGGCGCAGTCGTCGTGAAGTTTCTGTTCACTATGTTTTTTGCAACCTTGCCTATTTCCCCCTTGTAGGAGTGGTAGTGGCGACGTTCGCGAACATTCTGCAGGTGTTCTTCCTTCATGATTCTGTACACAGTCTTGTGGTTGATTCTGTAGCCCTCGTTCTTCAACTGGGAACTGATTCGGTTGTAGCCGTAACGGCCCTTGTGCTCTGCATGGATTGCCTTTATCCGTCCGCGTTCCTTGGCGTAGCGGTCGGGCTTTTCACGCAGATGGTAATAGTATGTTGAACGGGATAGTCCGCTTGCCTTCAGGAGATGCTTGAGAGCGTGTTCATCGCTCAGTTCGTGGACGACCTGGGCCCTATACCGAACATCTCGGCACTTTCTTCCTGGTCTAGGGCCTTTAGTTTTTTTAGGTATGCGTTCTCCGCTTTCAGGTACTCGTTTTCTTCCCTGAGACGCTCGAGCTCGCCGGCTTCCGCACGTATTTGCTTCTTTTGGGGCATCCTTGGACAGCTCCTTTGGGGCCTCTTATCCCGCAGATTCTTGTAGCCGCCTTGCCTAAACCTGTTTAACCAGTCTTTTAT
This genomic window from Fibrobacter sp. UWT2 contains:
- a CDS encoding IS3 family transposase yields the protein MPKKTKGPRPGRKCRDVRYRAQVVHELSDEHALKHLLKASGLSRSTYYYHLREKPDRYAKERGRIKAIHAEHKGRYGYNRISSQLKNEGYRINHKTVYRIMKEEHLQNVRERRHYHSYKGEIGKVAKNIVNRNFTTTAPNQKWTTDVTEINVGGEKCYLSPILDMYNGEIVCYTISDHPDLKMVISMLNKAYKARKIRDGLILHSDQGWHYQHYNYQLSLKQHGIIQSMSRKGNCLDNAMMENFFGIMKSELLYPNIFKDMTQFKRELRNYIDYYNNRRIKLRLNGMSPVQYRTHNSILS